The following coding sequences are from one Panicum hallii strain FIL2 chromosome 5, PHallii_v3.1, whole genome shotgun sequence window:
- the LOC112895103 gene encoding protein ANTAGONIST OF LIKE HETEROCHROMATIN PROTEIN 1-like, giving the protein MSTSYTEAQFGSFFDLPAGEDLTSWFTHLCEDQAAAAAFPAPAPAFEAPVAMADRRKRSAEYQLAPEGAEASGVKRQRSPTSSRENSGGSNDGDHEHSSAAAGGRGGGRRLWVKERDHEWWDRMSSPACPEDEFRRAFRMSRATFEAVCEELGAAVAKEDTMLRAAIPVRQRVAVCIWRLATGEPLRLVSKRFGLGISTCHKLVLEVCAAIKAVLMPKAVQWPEAPADVAAQFEAASGIANVVGAMYTTHIPIIAPKANVAAYYNRRHTERNQKTSYSITVQGVVDAAGAFTDVCIGWPGSMSDADVLDRSALYAQRGAAGRLQGQWVVGGAGYPLMDWLLVPYTHQNMTWAQHVFNERVDGVRAVARDAFQRLKARWGCLQKRTEVKLQDLPVVLGACCVLHNICERAGDAVDPENAFQIFDDDMVAENPVRSQAAVTARDEIAHNLLHRNSAAGPGFLLK; this is encoded by the coding sequence ATGAGCACCTCGTACACCGAGGCGCAGTTCGGCTCCTTCTTTGACCTGCCCGCCGGCGAGGACCTCACGTCCTGGTTCACCCACCTCTGCGAGgaccaggcggcggcggcggcgttcccgGCGCCGGCACCGGCGTTCGAGGCGCCGGTGGCGATGGCGGACCGGAGGAAGAGGAGCGCGGAGTACCAGCTGGCGCCGGAAGGGGCGGAGGCGTCGGGGGTCAAGCGGCAGCGGTCTCCGACCAGCTCCCGGGAGAacagcggcggcagcaatgaCGGCGACCACGAGCACTCGTCCGCCGcagccgggggcaggggcggcggccgccggctcTGGGTCAAGGAGCGCGACCACGAGTGGTGGGATCGGATGAGCAGCCCGGCGTGCCCCGAGGACGAGTTCCGCCGCGCGTTCCGGATGTCGCGGGCCACCTTCGAGGCCGTCTGCGAGGAGCtgggcgccgccgtcgccaaGGAGGACACCATGCTCCGCGCCGCCATCCCAGTCCGTCAGCGCGTCGCCGTCTGCATCTGGCGCCTCGCCACCGGGGAGCCTCTCCGCCTCGTCTCCAAGCGCTTCGGCCTGGGCATCTCCACCTGCCACAAGCTCGTGCTCGAGGTCTGCGCCGCCATCAAGGCCGTGCTGATGCCCAAGGCCGTGCAGTGGCCGGAGGCCCCCGCGGACGTCGCCGCGCAGTTCGAGGCCGCGTCGGGGATCGCCAACGTGGTGGGCGCCATGTACACCACCCACATCCCCATCATCGCGCCCAAGGCCAACGTCGCCGCCTACTACAACCGCCGCCACACGGAGCGCAACCAGAAGACGTCCTACTCCATCACGGTGCAGGGCGTGGTGGACGCGGCGGGCGCCTTCACCGACGTCTGCATCGGCTGGCCGGGCTCCATGTCCGACGCCGACGTGCTCGACCGCTCCGCCCTCTACGCGCAGCGCGGCGCCGCGGGGCGCCTGCAGGGCCAGTGGGTGGTCGGCGGCGCGGGCTACCCGCTCATGGACTGGCTGCTGGTCCCCTACACGCACCAGAACATGACGTGGGCGCAGCACGTGTTCAACGAGCGGGTCGACGGCGTGCGCGCCGTGGCGAGGGACGCGTTCCAGCGCCTCAAGGCCCGCTGGGGCTGCCTCCAGAAGCGCACCGAGGTGAAGCTGCAGGACCTCCCCGTGGTGCTCGGCGCCTGCTGCGTGCTCCACAACATCTGCGAGCGCGCCGGCGACGCCGTCGACCCCGAGAACGCCTTTCAGATCTTCGACGACGACATGGTCGCCGAGAACCCCGTGCGCTCGCAGGCGGCCGTCACCGCGCGCGACGAAATCGCCCACaacctcctccaccgcaacagcgccgccggccccggctTCCTCTTGaaatga
- the LOC112892159 gene encoding serine/threonine-protein kinase tricorner-like translates to MESEMADAPPAIPAPAAEPLAAVAEEGEGEAAEAVGSTLTMERVAAAKKFIENHYRSQMKNIQERKERRFKLERQLASSQVPKEQQINLIKDLERKETEYMRLKRHKICVDDFELLTIIGRGAFGEVRLCREKTSGNIYAMKKLKKSDMVVRGQVEHVRAERNLLAEVASHCIVKLYYSFQDAEYLYLIMEYLPGGDIMTLLMREDTLTEHVARFYIAETILAIESIHKHNYIHRDIKPDNLLLDKNGHMKLSDFGLCKPIDCSKLSTLNEDEPMGDDNLRESMDVDSSLSDTANGRRWRSQHEQLQHWQMNRRKLAFSTVGTPDYIAPEVLLKKGYGMECDWWSLGAIMYEMLVGYPPFYADDPITTCRKIVHWRNHLKFPEDARLSNEARDLICRLLCDVDHRIGSSGADQIKAHPWFRGVAWDKLYEMEAAFKPQVNDELDTQNFMKFEELENPPARTGSGPSRKMMLNSKDLSFVGYTYKNFDAVKAIKISDLQRNSSLTRPSIGSIFGPPGMDSPMEANGRDTHMHTVSSGDPMIP, encoded by the exons ATGGAGAGCGAGATGGCGGACgcgccgccggcgatccccgcccccgccgccgagccgctcgcggcggtggcggaggaaggggagggggaggcggccgaggcggtggggTCCACCCTCACCATGGAgcgcgtcgccgccgcgaaGAAGTTCATCGAGAACCACTACCGCTCGCAGATGAAGAACATCCAGGAGCGCAAGGAGAG GCGCTTTAAATTGGAGAGGCAGCTAGCTTCTTCTCAAGTTCCCAAGGAGCAGCAGATCAATTTAATAAAAGATCTGGAGAGGAAGGAAACTGAATACATGCGACTAAAGAGGCACAAAATTTGTGTGGATGACTTTGAGCTGCTCACTATCATTGGGAGAGGCGCGTTTGGAGAG GTTCGACTTTGCCGAGAGAAGACTTCTGGCAACATTTATGCAATGAAAAAACTCAAGAAGTCTGATATGGTTGTCAGGGGCCAA GTTGAACATGTTAGAGCCGAAAGAAACTTGCTGGCTGAAGTGGCTAGTCACTGCATTGTGAAGCTTTACTATTCTTTCCAAGACGCTGAGTACCTTTACCTTATTATGGAGTACCTCCCTGGTGGTGATATTATGACCCTTCTCATGAGAGAGGATACCTTGACTGAGCATGTGGCGCGATTCTATATTGCAGAAACAATTCTTGCTATTGAATCCATCCATAAGCATAACTACATCCACAG AGATATTAAGCCTGACAACCTGCTTCTAGATAAGAATGGTCACATGAAGTTGTCAGATTTTGGGCTGTGCAAGCCAATTGACTGTTCTAAGCTCTCAACCTTGAATGAAGATGAACCCATGGGCGATGACAATCTAAGGGAATCAATGGATGTTGACAGTTCTCTGTCTGACACAGCAAACGGTAGAAGATGGAGAAGTCAACATGAACAACTTCAGCACTGGCAGATGAACAGGAGAAAATTG GCATTCTCAACTGTTGGGACACCAGACTATATTGCTCCAGAGGTTCTGCTAAAGAAGGGATATGGAATGGAATGTGACTG GTGGTCCTTGGGAGCTATCATGTATGAGATGCTTGTTGGGTATCCACCATTTTATGCCGATGATCCAATAACTACATGCCGAAAG ATTGTGCACTGGAGAAACCATTTGAAGTTTCCTGAGGATGCAAGGTTGTCAAATGAAGCAAGAGATCTCATTTGCCGGTTATTATGTGATGTTGACCACAGGATTGGCAGTTCAGGGGCAGATCAAATAAAG GCACATCCTTGGTTCCGAGGAGTTGCATGGGATAAACTTTATGAAATGGAAGCAGCATTTAAGCCTCAAGTAAATGATGAATTGGATACACAGAATTTCATGAAATTTGAGGAA TTGGAAAATCCTCCAGCTAGAACAGGCTCTGGGCCCTCAAGAAAG ATGATGCTAAACTCCAAAGATCTGAGCTTTGTGGGGTATACATACAAAAACTTTGATGCCGTGAAAGCAATAAAAATTTCAG ATCTGCAAAGGAATTCATCTCTAACAAGGCCCTCCATTGGTTCGATATTCG GTCCACCAGGCATGGATTCTCCTATGGAAGCAAACGGAAGGGACACACATATGCACACAGTTTCATCTGGTGATCCAATGATTCCCTAA